Proteins encoded together in one Chroicocephalus ridibundus chromosome 13, bChrRid1.1, whole genome shotgun sequence window:
- the LOC134522904 gene encoding solute carrier family 2, facilitated glucose transporter member 11-like isoform X1, protein MVRMEQQPLLRGSSAHSKFPSWTLFLAVCAVGIGGTFQYGYNVSIINAPTQHIHRFLNETWTTRYHKELNPDLLTFLWSVIASIFSLGGLCGALIGGSMAIRLGRKGALLMNNIIAILASILMGISFPTGLFELLIVGRFLIGINSGVGLCVQPLYIGEVAPKHLRGGMAMGSSIFLTGGILTGQIIGLRELLGGETYWPLLLSSSCFPAFAQLLFLPWFPESPRYLLIDRGDELSCAKALKRFHGSSDYRREMEDIQRECFAVDGEKPKKPWQLFTDRGVRWQLITVIVMTMGQQLSGINAIYFYATYIFKQAGISAEKIPYVTLGTGACECLTALTCGLLIDYVGRRYLIIGGYLLMSLWSTVLTFSLTYQDLYWWVPYISMASIFAFILSFGLGPGGITNTLTAELFIQSSRPAAYMIAGTISWISFFTIGMLFPFIVNGLKQYCFLVFLLECSLVAAFIFLVIPETKNKSFLEIKKEFHKLNFGRNAKKKETELYERRQLHDEF, encoded by the exons CATATACACAGGTTCTTAAATGAAACCTGGACTACTCGTTATCACAAAGAACTAAATCCAGATTTGCTGACTTTTCTTTGGTCCGTCATTGCTTCTATATTTTCACTTGGAGGCCTGTGTGGAGCCCTGATTGGAGGCAGCATGGCGATTCGGCTAGGCAG GAAAGGAGCTCTTTTGATGAATAATATTATAGCGATACTGGCCTCCATTTTAATGGGCATCAGCTTTCCGACAGGATTGTTTGAGTTACTGATTGTTGGAAGGTTTTTGATTGGCATAAATTCAG GTGTTGGGCTCTGTGTACAGCCCCTGTATATTGGGGAGGTTGCCCCAAAACATCTTAGAGgtggcatggccatggggagTTCCATCTTTCTGACTGGGGGCATTCTGACAGGACAAATAATTGGTTTGAg GGAATTATTAGGTGGAGAAACATATTGGCCTCTGTTGTTATCCAGCAGCTGTTTCCCAGCATTTGCCCAACTTTTATTCCTGCCATGGTTTCCTGAAAGTCCCAGATACCTTCTTATAGACAGAGGTGATGAGCTGAGCTGTGCCAAAG ctttgaagCGGTTTCATGGTTCTTCGGATTATCGCAGGGAGATGGAAGACATACAGCGGGAATGTTTTGCCGTAGATGGGGAGAAACCCAAGAAGCCGTGGCAATTATTCACTGATCGTGGCGTGAGGTGGCAGCTCATTACTGTGATTGTGATGACTATGGGCCAACAGCTCAGCGGGATAAACGCT atTTATTTCTATGCaacttacatttttaaacaagctgGGATCTCAGCAGAAAAAATCCCGTATGTGACACTCGGCACTGGAGCTTGTGAATGCCTCACAGCCCTCACCTGT GGTTTGCTGATAGACTACGTGGGAAGAAGATATCTCATCATTGGGGGTTACCTCCTTATGAGCCTTTGGAGCACTGTTTTAACTTTCTCTCTGACTTACCAG GACCTGTACTGGTGGGTGCCTTACATCAGCATGGCATCTATATTTGCCTTCATCTTGAGCTTTGGGTTGGGACCAG GTGGCATAACAAATACCCTGACAGCGGAATTATTCATACAGTCTTCACGTCCTGCTGCTTACATGATAGCAGGGACTATTAGTTGGATTAGTTTCTTCACAATTGGAATGCTCTTTCCCTTCATAGTG aacgGACTGAAGCAGTATTGTTTTCTGGTGTTCTTACTGGAGTGCTCCTTAGTCGCTGCTTTCATCTTCCTCGTAATTCCTGAGAcaaaaaacaaatcttttctgGAAATCAAAAAGGAATTTCACAAGCTTAATTTTGGACGAAAtgctaaaaaaaaggaaacagagcttTATGAAAGAAGACAACTCcatgatgaattttaa
- the LOC134522904 gene encoding solute carrier family 2, facilitated glucose transporter member 11-like isoform X2 encodes MAPRSKFPSWTLFLAVCAVGIGGTFQYGYNVSIINAPTQHIHRFLNETWTTRYHKELNPDLLTFLWSVIASIFSLGGLCGALIGGSMAIRLGRKGALLMNNIIAILASILMGISFPTGLFELLIVGRFLIGINSGVGLCVQPLYIGEVAPKHLRGGMAMGSSIFLTGGILTGQIIGLRELLGGETYWPLLLSSSCFPAFAQLLFLPWFPESPRYLLIDRGDELSCAKALKRFHGSSDYRREMEDIQRECFAVDGEKPKKPWQLFTDRGVRWQLITVIVMTMGQQLSGINAIYFYATYIFKQAGISAEKIPYVTLGTGACECLTALTCGLLIDYVGRRYLIIGGYLLMSLWSTVLTFSLTYQDLYWWVPYISMASIFAFILSFGLGPGGITNTLTAELFIQSSRPAAYMIAGTISWISFFTIGMLFPFIVNGLKQYCFLVFLLECSLVAAFIFLVIPETKNKSFLEIKKEFHKLNFGRNAKKKETELYERRQLHDEF; translated from the exons CATATACACAGGTTCTTAAATGAAACCTGGACTACTCGTTATCACAAAGAACTAAATCCAGATTTGCTGACTTTTCTTTGGTCCGTCATTGCTTCTATATTTTCACTTGGAGGCCTGTGTGGAGCCCTGATTGGAGGCAGCATGGCGATTCGGCTAGGCAG GAAAGGAGCTCTTTTGATGAATAATATTATAGCGATACTGGCCTCCATTTTAATGGGCATCAGCTTTCCGACAGGATTGTTTGAGTTACTGATTGTTGGAAGGTTTTTGATTGGCATAAATTCAG GTGTTGGGCTCTGTGTACAGCCCCTGTATATTGGGGAGGTTGCCCCAAAACATCTTAGAGgtggcatggccatggggagTTCCATCTTTCTGACTGGGGGCATTCTGACAGGACAAATAATTGGTTTGAg GGAATTATTAGGTGGAGAAACATATTGGCCTCTGTTGTTATCCAGCAGCTGTTTCCCAGCATTTGCCCAACTTTTATTCCTGCCATGGTTTCCTGAAAGTCCCAGATACCTTCTTATAGACAGAGGTGATGAGCTGAGCTGTGCCAAAG ctttgaagCGGTTTCATGGTTCTTCGGATTATCGCAGGGAGATGGAAGACATACAGCGGGAATGTTTTGCCGTAGATGGGGAGAAACCCAAGAAGCCGTGGCAATTATTCACTGATCGTGGCGTGAGGTGGCAGCTCATTACTGTGATTGTGATGACTATGGGCCAACAGCTCAGCGGGATAAACGCT atTTATTTCTATGCaacttacatttttaaacaagctgGGATCTCAGCAGAAAAAATCCCGTATGTGACACTCGGCACTGGAGCTTGTGAATGCCTCACAGCCCTCACCTGT GGTTTGCTGATAGACTACGTGGGAAGAAGATATCTCATCATTGGGGGTTACCTCCTTATGAGCCTTTGGAGCACTGTTTTAACTTTCTCTCTGACTTACCAG GACCTGTACTGGTGGGTGCCTTACATCAGCATGGCATCTATATTTGCCTTCATCTTGAGCTTTGGGTTGGGACCAG GTGGCATAACAAATACCCTGACAGCGGAATTATTCATACAGTCTTCACGTCCTGCTGCTTACATGATAGCAGGGACTATTAGTTGGATTAGTTTCTTCACAATTGGAATGCTCTTTCCCTTCATAGTG aacgGACTGAAGCAGTATTGTTTTCTGGTGTTCTTACTGGAGTGCTCCTTAGTCGCTGCTTTCATCTTCCTCGTAATTCCTGAGAcaaaaaacaaatcttttctgGAAATCAAAAAGGAATTTCACAAGCTTAATTTTGGACGAAAtgctaaaaaaaaggaaacagagcttTATGAAAGAAGACAACTCcatgatgaattttaa